The following coding sequences are from one Pseudomonas mendocina window:
- a CDS encoding methyl-accepting chemotaxis protein: MRLWQRSIQWQLILSMGAALLASILIVVGIYSAVVDRLTERYLIEEALPARVLAIRNDLERVLTAPITANASIAENSLVQDWLAAGEDAARRDEFARYLEGVRAQQNAMTTSIVALASGHYTTGEGLMRTLDRSQAENQWFYRLVDSSRDRVLEIDIDKTTRLPTLFINQRIKQGGKTLGVAGLGYNLADMSKMISEFRFGERGQVFLVDAQGNVKVHPRSELSGSGQLSDLFGADASRQVLAGDSRAVRFERDGETFLAVAQKFASIDWLLVSEVPEAEVYAEARQALLMTSLIGVAVALLFLGLVVLLARGLVRPIRQVTQALVEIGGGGGDLTRRLDESRADELGDLARGFNRFLGGQRELIGEVLATSERLRTAVGQVARVVENTAGRASQQREMTDMVATAVHEMGLTVQEIARNASTAAQSSHAARDEAQTARQVVGQSIAHIERMSADIGSAAGAVSELAAQVASIDQVLAVIRGISEQTNLLALNAAIEAARAGEMGRGFAVVADEVRTLASRTQASTDEIQQMILRLKQGAETAVSSMHAGQSATSTGVESSQRTGQSLGAITEQVERISDMNTQVAAATEEQSSVTEEINRNVQGIADLAHATAGEVRACREDCQTLSRLADDLAGQMGKFRL; encoded by the coding sequence ATGCGCCTCTGGCAACGCAGTATTCAGTGGCAGTTGATCCTCAGCATGGGCGCGGCCCTGCTTGCCAGCATTCTGATCGTCGTTGGCATCTACTCTGCGGTAGTCGACCGCCTGACCGAGCGCTACCTGATCGAAGAGGCATTACCGGCGCGCGTGCTGGCTATCCGCAACGATCTGGAGCGGGTGCTGACCGCGCCGATCACCGCCAATGCCTCGATTGCCGAGAACAGCCTGGTGCAGGACTGGCTCGCCGCAGGCGAAGACGCCGCACGACGCGATGAATTCGCCCGCTACCTCGAAGGTGTGCGCGCTCAGCAGAACGCCATGACCACTTCCATCGTCGCCCTTGCCAGCGGCCACTACACCACCGGCGAGGGGCTGATGCGCACCCTCGATCGCAGTCAGGCGGAGAACCAGTGGTTCTATCGCCTGGTCGACAGCAGCCGCGACCGTGTGCTGGAAATCGATATCGACAAGACCACCCGCCTGCCTACGCTGTTCATCAACCAGCGCATCAAGCAGGGCGGCAAGACCCTCGGCGTGGCTGGCCTTGGCTACAACCTGGCGGACATGTCGAAGATGATCAGCGAGTTCCGCTTCGGTGAGCGCGGCCAGGTGTTTCTGGTCGACGCTCAGGGCAACGTCAAGGTACACCCGCGTTCCGAACTCAGTGGCAGCGGCCAGCTCTCCGACTTGTTCGGTGCCGATGCCAGCCGCCAGGTGCTGGCTGGCGATAGCCGCGCGGTGCGCTTCGAGCGCGATGGCGAGACCTTCCTCGCCGTGGCACAGAAGTTCGCCAGCATCGACTGGCTGCTGGTCAGTGAAGTACCGGAGGCAGAGGTCTACGCCGAAGCGCGTCAGGCGCTGCTGATGACCAGCCTGATCGGCGTCGCCGTGGCGTTGTTGTTCCTCGGTCTGGTCGTGTTGCTGGCACGGGGCCTGGTGCGGCCTATCCGTCAGGTGACTCAGGCGTTGGTGGAAATCGGTGGTGGCGGTGGCGACCTGACGCGGCGCCTGGATGAGTCGCGCGCCGATGAGCTGGGCGACCTGGCGCGTGGCTTCAACCGCTTTCTCGGCGGCCAGCGTGAGCTGATCGGCGAGGTGCTGGCGACCAGCGAGCGCCTGCGCACGGCGGTCGGCCAGGTGGCGCGGGTGGTGGAGAACACCGCCGGGCGCGCCAGCCAGCAGCGGGAAATGACCGACATGGTGGCCACGGCCGTGCACGAAATGGGCCTGACGGTTCAGGAAATCGCACGTAATGCCAGCACCGCCGCGCAGTCCTCGCACGCGGCGCGTGATGAAGCGCAGACCGCACGCCAGGTGGTCGGCCAGTCCATTGCCCATATCGAACGGATGTCCGCCGATATCGGCAGTGCTGCCGGAGCGGTGAGCGAGTTGGCCGCGCAGGTGGCCTCCATCGACCAGGTGCTGGCGGTGATTCGCGGTATCTCCGAGCAGACCAACCTGCTCGCACTCAATGCGGCCATCGAGGCGGCACGTGCCGGTGAGATGGGCCGAGGCTTCGCCGTGGTGGCCGATGAGGTGCGTACGCTGGCCAGTCGCACCCAGGCGTCCACCGACGAAATTCAGCAGATGATCCTGCGTCTCAAGCAGGGCGCGGAAACTGCGGTCAGCTCCATGCACGCCGGTCAGTCGGCGACCAGCACGGGCGTCGAGTCCAGCCAGCGCACGGGGCAGTCGCTTGGGGCGATCACCGAGCAGGTCGAGCGCATCAGCGACATGAACACCCAGGTGGCTGCTGCGACCGAAGAGCAGAGTTCGGTGACCGAGGAGATCAACCGCAATGTACAGGGTATCGCCGACCTGGCTCACGCCACGGCTGGCGAGGTGCGCGCCTGTCGTGAGGATTGCCAGACCCTCAGCCGCCTGGCCGATGACCTGGCGGGGCAGATGGGCAAGTTCAGACTTTGA
- a CDS encoding diguanylate cyclase: MTDAEVPRQPTTFALWREVDDTRIRTRLGGFFYLLAWLLAWGFSASPSQSLGSGLFGTILFAALLAARLLHRPDGLDTPQQLQRWLNRHWGLILLTALCWGQAHALALYRDEYNDSELITTLATVAFGTAMTFNFAMRRQRALLALALLYLPGLAVMAMSWESRHAMLVTLTFYLGYLVLVLGRNHREYHTTLALELKLLEQQQQLDLLSRTDSLTQLGNRYQFNNLFPSLVANAQRQGESLSLVLLDIDFFKKINDEHGHAGGDACLSAFAELMRRIFRREGDALLRLGGEEFGVLLPGTTQAQAWDLAERFRQELEEGGLLLAGQRLELTTSLGIGSFDSRHDSDADAFFKRVDSALYRAKREGRNRLVAADPVKV; the protein is encoded by the coding sequence ATGACCGACGCCGAAGTACCGCGCCAGCCCACTACCTTCGCCCTGTGGCGCGAGGTGGACGACACCCGTATCCGCACACGCCTGGGCGGCTTTTTCTACTTGCTCGCCTGGCTGCTTGCCTGGGGCTTCAGTGCCTCGCCGAGTCAAAGCCTCGGTAGCGGCCTGTTCGGTACGATCCTGTTCGCAGCACTGCTCGCCGCGCGTCTGTTACACCGTCCCGACGGACTCGACACACCTCAGCAATTGCAGCGCTGGCTTAACCGTCACTGGGGTCTGATCCTGCTGACGGCACTGTGCTGGGGCCAAGCCCATGCCCTGGCGCTGTACCGCGACGAATACAACGATTCGGAGCTGATCACCACCCTGGCCACCGTGGCTTTCGGTACGGCGATGACCTTCAACTTCGCCATGCGCCGCCAGCGTGCGCTGCTGGCGCTGGCACTGCTCTATCTGCCGGGGCTGGCAGTGATGGCCATGAGCTGGGAGAGTCGACATGCCATGCTGGTCACCCTGACCTTCTATCTGGGCTATCTGGTGCTGGTGCTCGGCCGCAACCACCGCGAATACCACACCACGCTGGCGCTGGAGCTGAAGCTGCTGGAGCAGCAGCAGCAACTCGATCTGCTCAGCCGTACCGACAGCCTGACCCAGTTGGGCAACCGCTATCAGTTCAACAACCTGTTTCCCAGTCTGGTGGCCAATGCGCAGCGCCAGGGCGAATCGTTGTCCCTGGTACTGCTGGATATCGATTTTTTCAAGAAGATCAATGACGAACACGGCCATGCTGGCGGCGATGCCTGCCTGAGCGCCTTCGCCGAACTGATGCGGCGGATATTTCGCCGGGAGGGCGATGCCTTGCTGCGCCTGGGTGGCGAGGAGTTCGGTGTGCTACTGCCTGGCACCACACAGGCCCAAGCCTGGGATCTGGCGGAGCGCTTTCGTCAGGAGCTGGAGGAAGGAGGCCTGTTACTGGCCGGTCAACGCCTGGAACTGACCACCAGCCTGGGTATCGGCAGCTTCGACAGCCGTCACGACAGCGACGCCGACGCTTTCTTCAAGCGCGTCGACAGCGCGTTGTATCGCGCCAAGCGCGAAGGCCGCAACCGCCTGGTCGCGGCCGATCCGGTCAAAGTCTGA
- a CDS encoding DMT family transporter: MNQVSGWLLALPFLAGAVLPLQAGINGQLARHLSSVFAAALISFAVGSLALLLMTLSQREMPGLGALKELTWWHWSGGLLGAFFIATAAFAGPRVGALLFMVLVITGQLAMAITLDHFGWAGFRESPVTVGKVAGLALIVAGIWLIRRG, from the coding sequence ATGAATCAAGTCAGCGGCTGGCTGCTGGCCCTGCCCTTTCTGGCCGGCGCGGTACTGCCTCTGCAGGCCGGTATCAACGGCCAACTCGCCCGTCACCTGTCCAGCGTCTTCGCCGCCGCGCTGATCTCGTTCGCAGTGGGCAGCCTGGCGCTGCTGCTGATGACCCTGAGCCAACGCGAGATGCCCGGCCTCGGCGCGCTCAAGGAACTGACTTGGTGGCACTGGAGCGGCGGTCTGCTCGGCGCCTTCTTCATCGCCACCGCCGCCTTCGCCGGACCGCGAGTCGGTGCGCTGCTGTTCATGGTGCTGGTGATCACCGGACAACTGGCCATGGCCATTACCCTCGATCACTTCGGCTGGGCCGGCTTTCGCGAATCTCCCGTCACCGTCGGCAAGGTGGCCGGGCTGGCGTTGATCGTCGCAGGTATCTGGCTGATCCGTCGCGGCTGA
- a CDS encoding HpcH/HpaI aldolase/citrate lyase family protein, with protein sequence MSSTLKQLMARGSTFGMNIYSTASMPIEVAGNWGLDFVFIDAEHTSLGVDRDMEKLILAAKCANIHSLVRVRGTLDWDIRKALEMGASGVIIPQVHNAEQMRSIIRSSKFPPMGRRGGDSSVRSANYAGPNFDWGRYTLAENERTVIVPMAESYEFFDNIDAILDVEGIDAVHFGPADYSLSRQLPVDYRLGNPEVHERLALLIAKCHARNIQVMVPCFPADGETAKRLFEMGCDMLLMGSDLSWLNLAGQRIAAIRQDFGQ encoded by the coding sequence ATGAGCAGCACTCTGAAACAGCTGATGGCACGCGGCAGCACCTTCGGCATGAACATCTACAGCACCGCTTCGATGCCCATCGAAGTGGCCGGCAACTGGGGCCTGGACTTCGTCTTCATCGATGCAGAGCACACCTCGCTCGGCGTCGACCGCGACATGGAGAAACTGATCCTGGCGGCCAAATGCGCGAATATCCACAGCCTGGTACGGGTGCGCGGCACCCTCGACTGGGACATCCGCAAGGCCCTGGAAATGGGTGCCAGCGGCGTGATCATCCCGCAGGTGCACAACGCCGAGCAGATGCGCAGCATCATCCGCAGCAGCAAGTTTCCGCCCATGGGCCGCCGTGGCGGCGACAGCTCGGTACGTTCGGCGAACTACGCCGGGCCGAACTTCGACTGGGGTCGCTATACCCTGGCGGAGAACGAGCGCACGGTGATCGTGCCGATGGCCGAGAGCTACGAGTTCTTCGACAACATCGATGCAATTCTCGATGTCGAGGGCATCGACGCCGTGCACTTCGGCCCGGCCGACTACTCACTGTCACGCCAACTACCGGTGGACTACCGCCTGGGCAACCCCGAGGTGCATGAGCGCCTGGCGCTGCTGATCGCGAAATGTCACGCCCGCAACATCCAGGTGATGGTGCCGTGCTTCCCGGCTGACGGTGAAACCGCCAAACGCCTGTTCGAAATGGGCTGCGACATGCTGCTGATGGGCAGCGACCTGTCCTGGCTGAATCTGGCCGGACAGCGTATCGCCGCGATCCGTCAGGATTTCGGACAGTAG
- a CDS encoding carbon-nitrogen hydrolase family protein encodes MKISVAQIHPVAGNPLETIAKVAEVSRQAASEGSRLIAFPECLLTGGSFNSREDLEQGAIELDALAPLLAVSAQTGAYIVVGFYERNPETVFNTAALIGPQGIVGLHRKRHLPFMIGDRFTDTPDDWTPPVFDTDIGRIGLAICYEIRFPEVVRTLALEGADIVVLPAAWPEQARMLPDLFSTVRAAENIVYFVAPNRNDLDDGMQFIGMSHIIEPSGKTLVRAGLEDGVYSAEIDLEKARNKSLIREPGVFEIHPFKDRLPDTYRI; translated from the coding sequence ATGAAGATTTCGGTTGCGCAGATCCATCCCGTAGCGGGCAACCCTCTTGAAACCATCGCCAAGGTCGCCGAGGTATCGCGCCAGGCCGCCTCCGAAGGTTCGCGTCTGATCGCCTTCCCCGAATGCCTGCTGACCGGCGGCTCGTTCAATAGCCGCGAAGATCTGGAACAGGGCGCCATCGAACTCGACGCCCTGGCACCACTGCTGGCGGTGAGCGCGCAGACCGGTGCTTACATCGTTGTCGGCTTCTATGAACGCAACCCGGAAACCGTGTTCAACACCGCCGCACTGATTGGCCCGCAGGGTATCGTCGGCCTGCACCGCAAGCGCCACCTGCCGTTCATGATCGGCGACCGCTTCACCGACACCCCGGACGACTGGACGCCACCGGTGTTCGACACCGACATCGGCCGTATCGGCCTGGCCATCTGCTACGAAATCCGCTTCCCGGAAGTGGTACGCACCCTGGCCCTGGAAGGTGCCGACATCGTCGTGCTGCCAGCCGCCTGGCCAGAGCAGGCGCGCATGCTGCCGGATCTGTTCAGCACCGTACGCGCGGCCGAGAACATCGTTTATTTCGTCGCACCTAATCGCAACGATCTGGACGACGGCATGCAGTTCATCGGCATGAGCCACATCATCGAACCCTCCGGCAAGACCCTGGTGCGCGCCGGCCTGGAAGACGGCGTGTACAGCGCCGAGATCGACCTGGAGAAGGCCCGCAACAAGTCGCTGATCCGCGAGCCCGGTGTGTTCGAGATCCACCCGTTCAAGGATCGTCTGCCCGATACCTACCGCATCTGA
- a CDS encoding TRAP transporter substrate-binding protein has translation MKKQLTLLATLLLASSMTFAAEYNARTIKFAATSPKGTPPAIGMELFAEKVAERSGGKIKVRTFPNGVLGGDVQVLSSLQGGVVEMMTWNAGLMLNHITDFGILDFPFLYTDTAKVDAMLDGEVGKMLTDQLPQHDLVGLAFWELGVRNLTNNKRPVEKMEDIAGLKVRAQQSPLFLDVWSALGANPTPLPFTEVHTALETGTVDGQENPAALILASKFNEVQKYLSLTHHNYNPQIVLIGKGFWDKLNDDEKKLLTDVAMEVRLEQRRISREADSKAIAELEASGMKVNSLPDAEIARIQEKIKPVVDKYAAQINPELVKKVYEAMDVQQ, from the coding sequence ATGAAAAAGCAACTGACGCTCCTCGCTACCCTGCTGCTGGCCAGCAGCATGACCTTCGCCGCCGAGTACAACGCGCGCACCATCAAGTTCGCCGCCACCAGCCCCAAGGGCACACCGCCCGCCATCGGCATGGAGCTGTTCGCCGAGAAGGTTGCCGAACGCAGCGGCGGCAAGATCAAGGTACGCACCTTCCCCAACGGCGTGCTCGGCGGTGATGTGCAGGTGCTCTCTTCACTGCAGGGCGGCGTGGTCGAGATGATGACCTGGAACGCCGGCCTGATGCTCAACCACATCACCGACTTCGGCATCCTCGACTTCCCGTTCCTCTACACCGACACCGCCAAGGTCGACGCCATGCTCGACGGCGAAGTCGGCAAGATGCTCACCGACCAACTGCCGCAACACGACCTGGTCGGCCTGGCGTTCTGGGAGCTGGGGGTACGCAATCTGACCAACAACAAACGCCCGGTAGAGAAGATGGAAGACATCGCCGGGCTCAAGGTTCGGGCGCAGCAGTCGCCGTTGTTCCTCGATGTCTGGTCGGCCCTTGGTGCCAACCCGACCCCACTGCCCTTCACCGAGGTGCATACCGCCCTGGAGACCGGCACTGTCGACGGCCAGGAAAACCCGGCTGCGCTGATCCTCGCCTCCAAGTTCAACGAAGTGCAGAAGTACCTGAGCCTGACCCACCACAACTACAACCCGCAGATCGTGCTGATCGGCAAGGGCTTCTGGGACAAGCTCAACGACGACGAGAAGAAGCTGCTGACCGACGTCGCCATGGAAGTGCGCCTGGAGCAACGCCGTATCTCCCGCGAAGCCGACAGCAAGGCCATCGCCGAACTGGAAGCCTCGGGCATGAAGGTCAACTCGCTGCCTGACGCAGAAATCGCGCGCATCCAGGAAAAGATCAAGCCGGTAGTGGACAAGTACGCAGCCCAGATCAACCCAGAGCTGGTGAAGAAAGTCTACGAGGCGATGGACGTACAACAGTAA
- a CDS encoding TRAP transporter large permease subunit, whose amino-acid sequence MALTVFVGVLMAAILIGTPIAYALILCGVALMWLLGLFDGQIIAQNIINSAGSFPLLAIPLFIIAGEVMNNGGLSKRIINLAIAMVGHLRGGLGYVAIFAGVLLSSLSGSALADAASLTALLLPMMVIAGYNKNRSGGLIASVSVLGSIIPPSIGFVVLGVASGLSITKLFLAGIAPGLMIAVALCVAWWLVSRRDTDVELSPKASGKARLKAFVDSIWALMLPVIIVVGLRFGVVTPTEAGAVASVYALLVSTLIYRELDLKKLNEVLLNAGKTTAAVMFLVAAASIPAWMITIADIPGQIIDLIQPVMDNPKLLILVLMLLILAISMVMDLTPTVLLLAPILVPVVTAADIDPIYFGVLFMINCSIGLITPPVGTVLNVVCGIGRMRYEALLKGTFPFLIAEIIVLFLLVAFPELVTVPAQWFAK is encoded by the coding sequence ATGGCCCTCACCGTCTTCGTTGGCGTGCTGATGGCCGCCATCCTCATCGGCACCCCCATCGCCTATGCGCTGATCCTCTGCGGCGTGGCGCTGATGTGGCTGCTGGGCCTGTTCGATGGGCAGATCATCGCGCAGAACATCATCAACTCCGCAGGCAGCTTCCCGTTGCTGGCGATCCCGCTGTTCATCATCGCAGGCGAAGTGATGAACAACGGCGGACTGTCCAAACGCATCATCAACCTGGCCATCGCCATGGTCGGCCACCTGCGTGGCGGCCTGGGCTACGTGGCGATCTTCGCCGGCGTGCTGCTGTCGAGCCTGTCCGGCTCGGCGCTGGCTGACGCCGCCTCACTGACCGCCCTGCTGCTACCGATGATGGTCATCGCCGGCTACAACAAGAACCGCTCCGGTGGCCTGATCGCCTCGGTCTCGGTGCTGGGCTCGATCATTCCGCCGAGCATCGGCTTCGTGGTGCTCGGCGTGGCCTCCGGCCTGTCGATCACCAAGCTGTTTCTCGCCGGCATCGCCCCGGGTCTGATGATCGCCGTGGCGCTGTGCGTGGCCTGGTGGCTGGTCTCACGTCGCGATACCGATGTCGAGCTGAGCCCGAAGGCCTCCGGCAAGGCGCGCCTGAAAGCCTTCGTCGACAGCATCTGGGCATTGATGCTGCCGGTGATCATCGTCGTCGGCCTGCGCTTCGGCGTAGTGACCCCGACCGAAGCCGGGGCCGTGGCCAGCGTCTACGCGCTGCTGGTCTCGACCCTGATCTACCGCGAGCTGGATTTGAAGAAGCTCAACGAGGTGCTGCTCAACGCCGGCAAGACCACCGCCGCGGTGATGTTTCTCGTGGCTGCTGCCTCGATCCCGGCCTGGATGATCACCATCGCCGATATTCCCGGGCAGATCATCGACCTGATCCAGCCGGTGATGGACAACCCGAAGCTGCTGATCCTGGTGCTGATGCTGCTGATCCTGGCGATCTCCATGGTCATGGATCTGACCCCGACCGTGCTGCTGCTCGCGCCGATCCTGGTGCCCGTGGTCACCGCCGCCGACATCGATCCGATCTATTTCGGCGTGCTGTTCATGATCAATTGCTCGATCGGCCTGATCACCCCGCCTGTGGGCACCGTACTCAACGTGGTCTGCGGCATCGGGCGAATGCGCTACGAAGCGCTGCTCAAGGGCACGTTCCCGTTCCTGATCGCCGAAATCATCGTGCTGTTCCTGCTGGTGGCCTTCCCCGAACTGGTCACCGTCCCGGCGCAATGGTTCGCCAAATAA
- a CDS encoding TRAP transporter small permease yields the protein MKTILNLYFSTLKVLICSTLVCITVLIFLNVVLRYGFNSGLFFSEEISRLAFVWLVFAGAQLMLHENGHIGVDMLTSRVSPKVAKGMLVLSQVLMLYVTWLFLQGSWKQTLINLHVGAPSTGVSMALFYGAGLVFSVFSFGLITAQLLNSLRKPAGTYTQQISDSPAPLAPTQETGVLK from the coding sequence GTGAAAACCATCCTCAACCTTTATTTCAGCACCTTGAAAGTACTGATCTGCAGCACCCTGGTCTGTATCACCGTGCTGATCTTTCTCAATGTGGTACTGCGCTACGGCTTCAACTCGGGCCTGTTCTTCAGTGAAGAAATCTCCCGCCTGGCGTTCGTCTGGCTGGTATTCGCTGGTGCACAGCTGATGCTGCATGAAAACGGCCATATCGGCGTCGACATGCTGACCAGCCGTGTGTCGCCCAAGGTCGCCAAGGGCATGCTGGTGCTCAGCCAGGTGCTGATGCTCTACGTCACCTGGCTGTTCCTACAGGGCAGCTGGAAGCAGACGCTGATCAACCTGCATGTCGGGGCACCGTCGACCGGCGTGTCCATGGCGCTGTTCTACGGTGCCGGGCTGGTGTTCTCGGTATTCAGCTTCGGCCTGATCACCGCGCAATTGCTGAACAGCCTGCGCAAGCCGGCCGGCACCTATACCCAGCAGATCAGTGACAGCCCAGCACCGCTGGCTCCTACTCAAGAAACCGGGGTACTCAAGTAA
- a CDS encoding TRAP transporter large permease → MLLFTLLVLLGLLAVSVAAAVSVGLLGISLAEFYSTLPLTSALGEIAWSTSAEFLLVAIPLYILMGELLVCSGAAGRMYGAADKWLSWLPGGLMNSNIGASALFSATSGSSVATAATISTLALPEQERKGYPAPLFLGSIAAGGTLGILIPPSINMILFALIANLSVPKLYLAATIPGILLCFMFVAMIVLACLIRPELGGHRQRASWAERLACIPDLLPPLAIFVLVVGAIYSGFATASESAALGVLAAFGLGLWRRAFTWQTLGQAFESTMRTSGMIIFITLAAFFLNFVLSAIGLTSSLVTFVTDLQLSPMATLLAIILFYIVLGCFMDTLAMLITTAPLVVPVIVALGFDPLWFGVILIVLCEMGQITPPFGMNLFVVQSIRGKGNFMDVVYGALPFCFALLLLITLLICFPQLALWLPQFA, encoded by the coding sequence ATGCTGCTCTTCACACTACTCGTACTCCTCGGCCTGCTCGCCGTCAGCGTGGCGGCAGCCGTCAGCGTCGGCCTGCTCGGCATATCGCTGGCCGAGTTCTACTCGACCCTGCCACTGACCAGCGCGCTCGGTGAAATCGCCTGGAGCACCAGTGCCGAGTTCCTCCTGGTGGCCATTCCGCTGTACATCCTGATGGGTGAACTGCTGGTCTGCTCCGGTGCGGCCGGGCGCATGTACGGTGCGGCGGACAAATGGCTGTCGTGGCTGCCGGGCGGCCTGATGAACTCCAACATCGGCGCCTCGGCGCTGTTCTCCGCCACCAGCGGCTCCAGCGTCGCCACCGCGGCGACCATCTCCACCCTGGCGCTGCCGGAACAGGAGCGCAAGGGCTACCCGGCGCCGCTGTTCCTCGGTTCCATCGCCGCCGGCGGCACTCTGGGCATTCTGATTCCACCGTCGATCAACATGATCCTGTTCGCCCTGATCGCCAACCTGTCAGTGCCCAAGCTGTACCTCGCGGCAACCATTCCCGGCATCCTGCTGTGCTTCATGTTCGTGGCGATGATCGTGCTGGCCTGCCTGATCCGCCCCGAACTGGGCGGCCATCGTCAGCGCGCCAGCTGGGCCGAGCGCCTGGCCTGCATACCGGATCTGCTACCACCGCTGGCGATTTTCGTACTGGTGGTCGGCGCCATCTACAGCGGCTTCGCCACTGCCAGTGAGTCCGCCGCGCTGGGCGTGCTCGCCGCCTTCGGACTGGGCCTGTGGCGCCGCGCCTTCACCTGGCAGACGCTGGGCCAGGCGTTCGAATCGACCATGCGTACCAGCGGCATGATCATCTTCATCACCCTGGCGGCGTTCTTCCTCAACTTCGTGCTGTCAGCCATCGGGCTGACCTCGTCGCTGGTCACCTTCGTCACCGACCTGCAGCTATCACCGATGGCCACGCTGCTGGCGATCATCCTCTTCTACATCGTGCTTGGCTGTTTCATGGACACCCTGGCAATGCTGATCACCACCGCACCACTGGTGGTGCCGGTGATCGTCGCACTGGGCTTCGACCCATTGTGGTTCGGCGTGATTCTGATCGTGCTCTGTGAAATGGGGCAGATAACGCCGCCCTTCGGCATGAACCTGTTCGTGGTACAGAGCATTCGTGGCAAAGGCAACTTCATGGATGTGGTGTACGGCGCACTGCCCTTCTGCTTCGCGCTCTTGCTACTTATCACTCTACTTATATGTTTCCCGCAATTGGCACTGTGGCTACCGCAGTTCGCCTGA
- a CDS encoding TRAP transporter small permease subunit: MHKQLTPIHLIARASAWIGGITLLACAFLISLDLILRKLFGISMGGADEIAGYVLAIVSSWAFPIALLKRSHIRVDILYSRLPLKPRVGLDLLALLGMAVFVGALLWHSSQVLMDSIHYRSVSTTPLQVPLWIPQSLWFAGYLFFAVTIVMLGWSSLAQIRQQRLAAVNALIGIHSVEEEIREEVPTSRFDTDKGAR; the protein is encoded by the coding sequence ATGCACAAGCAGTTAACGCCCATTCACCTGATCGCTCGCGCCAGCGCCTGGATCGGCGGTATCACCCTGCTGGCCTGCGCCTTTCTGATCAGCCTCGACCTGATCCTGCGCAAGCTGTTCGGCATCTCCATGGGGGGCGCCGACGAGATCGCCGGTTACGTGCTGGCCATCGTCAGCAGTTGGGCGTTCCCCATTGCCCTGCTCAAGCGCTCGCACATCCGCGTCGACATCCTCTACTCGCGCCTGCCGCTCAAGCCCAGGGTCGGCCTCGATCTGCTGGCCCTGCTCGGCATGGCGGTGTTCGTCGGCGCCCTACTCTGGCACAGCAGCCAGGTGCTGATGGATTCGATTCATTACCGCTCCGTATCCACCACGCCGCTGCAGGTACCGCTGTGGATACCACAGTCGCTGTGGTTCGCCGGCTACCTGTTCTTCGCCGTGACCATCGTGATGCTGGGCTGGAGCAGCCTGGCACAGATACGCCAGCAGCGTCTGGCGGCGGTCAATGCACTGATCGGCATCCACTCGGTGGAAGAGGAAATCCGTGAGGAAGTCCCTACCAGCCGTTTCGACACTGACAAAGGGGCGCGCTAG